CACGGGGAGGGCAGCTCCAGGAGGGCCTCCGGGGCGGCCCCCTTGGAGGTGAGAGTAAATATAGCCTGCAGTGTTCTTAGCTGTACGACTAAAAATAGGAAGCTATAGCTCCTGCCCCAGCGGTTGCACTCACTGGACCACACAGGTGCGGCTGTGGGCGTCGGGAAGAAGGGGGTGCCGGGATTTCTGCCAGGAACAGTTCATTCTTTCTGTCTGCATCCTGCCCCGTCCTGTTCACGACcccagaatgaaccagcaagccGAGGTGCCGTCTATCCCTGCTGGCCAGTCATGGGGCTGAGATGGAGGGGCAGTGGGTTGGTTGGTGGGGCTCAGTGCTGGCTCCCGGGCTCAGCTAGGATGTCTGGTGTAGACAGGGGGATCCGGGGTAAGCGTGAGGGGACCTGTGCCACCTCCTCCAGTTCCCATTCCCTCTGGCCTGTGACAGTCTGTCCTAAGTAAAAGCCAAGGCTAGCCTCTAGCCACAGATGGTTCAGGGCTGCTGTGCGTCTGGAATCACTGCGCTGGCCCCAGGAAGTGCCATCTGCAGCCCTGCCCTCAGTCCCTTGCTCCCTGTCATATCCAGGCCAGCCTCCAGCTGTGGGGACTGGTCACACTGCAGACTGCTCAAATCACAGAGGCTCTGGGAGCAGCCGGCATGGGCTCCCTCATCTCAGGGTACCCTGGACCCCCACCCTGGGACTAGCTGCTTCAGGCTGGGGTTGACATTGACTGGGCTGTGGTTTCTAggaggtgacctcagacctggCCAGGTCACCACCATTGGACTGTGGACTATGCAGAGCCTTGAACAACTCCAGGGAGTCACAGTGCCTGCCCACAGCCCCTTGGGCACTACAAGGGTGGGGACACTAAAGCCTGCTTTGCAGTCCTGCCTCTTCCTACCAGCCCATCTTTGCATCAGGGCAGGGCCTTTGGGGCCTTGGGCAAGTGCATATTCAAGATGCGAAGGGAGGAAACTCCTCTTCCATGCATGAGTCATCAGGGATGCAGCTCCAGGGGTTGTAGCCTTTGGCCGGGTCTGATCCTAGCTCCTGGGTCACACAGGCAAAAGGCAGGCCCCTTTTCACCCCTCTTCACCTGCTAGCCAGTGACACCTACCTTACCGCCACCTGCAGGCCACTGCGGTTACTGCAGCACTTTCTCCTACAGTCTGGGGTCAAGGCGTGACCTTTGCCAAGACATGATTTTCCCTCAGGCAAGTGGAATGAGCTAGTCTGAACCTGCTGGGGTGCAGGTGAGGAAGACACGAAGAGCTCTGCATGGCAGGTTCCTTTACCATTGGCTTTGTGTGGAAGGAGGAGCTGTGGTTCCTTGAGGTAGCcccagagaaacacacacacactggacacTGCACCCACCCTTGCCCCACTTGGCCCTGGCAGCTGCCACCCAGCAAGAGTGGCCAGGACCTTGCCAGAGATGAACTGCTGACTCCAGGGCAGGGAGCCACTGAGCTAGAGACAATGGGAACCCCCAGCCAGTTGTTAGGGTTTcggcagctcagcccacccagtCAGGGCAAAGCCTGGGAGCCCCCAGAAGTATAGACATGGCTCAGCAGGAAAGCTGCTTCATAGGCATCATTCACTGCCAGTGCCAGACAGTAGGCACATGGCCGGGAGAGAGACTGTGAGGGGGCAGGATCTCCTGGCTGGTGGGAAGAGGGAGTTTGTGGAGCCACCCCAGTGGTCCCCATGCCTGGGTTGTGGTCCCAGTGGAACCTCAGGCAATTCCGGGTAGCTACGGAGCCCGCCGCTGCCTCCTGTGCACCTCAGTCACCTGGCTACAGGCCTGGCGACTGCTGAGTTGTCCCAGTCTCTATAAAGCACCTCCCAGCGCATGTTCCCTCTGCCTTGGACTGGGGAACAAGCTGCCATGGGCGCCTAGCAGCTCCTGCTTCCGTGAGGCCTGTGGAAGCAGAGGTGCCCTGGTGGGTTTGCAGGGCCACACTACAGAGAGACCTCCCTGGCTGGCCTGGGACTGGGATGGTTTTTCTGATGGGGCTGCAAGCAAGGAGGTTAAGGTGCCAGGTGTCTCCAAAACAGCATGTGAACCCCGTCCCCAGCCCTGGGTGCCTGGCACTGGGATCCTTGGGCACAGTTCAGCATCATATTATGAGAACAAATTAGCCGGACTCCCATTTTTTGAGTTAAATAGTACAGAAAACATAGTTTACTGTACAAGTAagttttgcattaaaaataaacccCAAGCGAACGACAGTGCAAAGCGGTTTCCAGCCCTCCACCCGCCCTGCCAGCGCTGGGGTGGTCCTGTATGGGTTCTGAGGGTGGCGGACAGGAGCTCTGGGTCCGCCAGCAGCCAACTCACAGTGACACAGATTACATGCCCACTGCTTGTCTTCTCCCATTTCCATGTGCCTGCAGAATCCAAACTGAGGGCCATGTCGCCTGTCAGGACCCGGCGCGAAGGGCCCAGGGTTGGCAGGCCCCAAAAGATCGGGTGCAGCAGTCACCCCTCTGTCGGGGTAGGGACAGAGGGGGAGGGTCGGGGTGCTTTATTTTCTGTCcctgtctccccttcccccaccctgacAGGGGGTTTGGCCCTCAGGAAGGTATGGTCATTGGGGCTGCCAAGCACTGAGCAAGGGGGGCACCCACTGGTCCCTCCCTCACTGGCCTGGGCTACGATGCAAACCAGAGAGAAAGGCCATGGACGAGGCCCAGGGCAGTGGGCTGGTTGCTCTTTCCTGAGAAGGGGAAGGGGCCGCCAGGGTGTGGGGAATGCCCAGGACCTccccaacagcagccaggaggaGACACTTTCTCAGGtgggggacaggacaagagaaaTTGCAGCAAGAGCAGCTCCAGCAGGATCATTAGGACTTTCTGACAGGCCAGGGTGTGCATCTGGCTTTTGGGGCTGTTGTGCTACAGCTGGGGGTGGCACCGACGGCCACTTATGCATGTTCTGTGGGGGAAAGGACTACGGGGACCGCGGCTATGAGAAGCCACAGGCCGTCTGGTCCTGTTGTCTCCCTGTCCTATTGCCCTGGGTGGGAGAACCCACACAGCCTGCGCCAGGCAGTTCCTCTGACCCCTGCCACGGCTCACACCCTGGCCATACCTGGCAGGAGGACCCCAGGGACAGTTCCATGTCACAGCAGcgctgctgtgggcactggggcAGTCCTTGGGGCCTCCTGCTTTCTGAGCCATGGGCAGGGCGGGGGGGCAGGGGCATGGCCACAGAGCTATACCCCAGGATGGTGGGTCTGAAGGGTTTTGACTGAAGCTTCACTTCCTGAAATGCATTTAAAACTTGGTTTCTGGTTTGAGACTGCAGCTGGGGAGTGGGCGTGGAGGGAGGGATACTGTGTGGCTGGACCCTGGAAAGCAGATTGTCCTCCCCTCCTCAGAACTGAACCCAGGAGGCCGATCCAGGCAGAGGGTGCCCTGGGCCCCCAGCAAGGGGGGATTCCCTGGGCTGGTAAAGTGCATGGAGGGGccgggtctgcaggagctgccagCTTCAGGGTCTCTGACAGGCTCACCTAAGCTGAGGCAGGGGACTTTGGAGCTGGGAGGACTGTGGGGGTAAGGCAGGGCTGGGGGTAAGCAGGATGCCCTTGTGTCCCCACCCGCCTGTGCTACCCCCATCCTGGGTCCCCCACCCCATCCAGACCAGGAGCAGGGCCTTTCCAGCTCTCAACTTGTGTCAGTGCTACGGCAGGGTGGGGGCATCATACCAGGGCCCTGAAGCATTCACCTTGGGCAGCCCTGGACAGGGGTTCTGGGGGCAGGGACGCGGGGTGCGCTGAGATGATGGCTTTGGGCAGGGGACGGCGTCCGTCGGGAGCTCCCCCCCAAGCCCTCTCTGTACAAAGACATGATTGTTGTTCGGTTGAGTCTGTCCTTCGCTAGGCAGCTGGAGTCCACCTGGGCAGCGGTGGTCAGTAAGGCCGCCACACGGCCTCGTCCATGCGGCCTGGTGTGCTCAGGGCTGTCGGCGAGTTGCTGTGGCTGCCATCGGCCTCCACGCCATCGCTCTGGCCGCCCAGGCTGGGGTTCATGAGGTTGCCGGCAGCCACGGACGTGGCGCTGCTGGGGCAAGAGGCCAGCATGCGGGTGGGGGAGCGGTCGCCGCCCCCACTGCCGGCCACCATGGAGAACTGATAGGAGCCTGATGAGGCGGCACCATAGTACAGGTGGTAGGGGGAAGGGTTGGCCTGGaagggcccagcctggttctgcggGGCGCCGGGGTAGGGCGGCGGGAGGTAGGTGTGGTGGAAGCGACTGGTGGCCGGCATGCCTGCCACGCTGAGGCTGCTGATGCTTGTGCCCGACGGTGTGGCGCTGTAGGGGAAGGCGGCCGACATAGCCCCCGGGTAGTGCATCCGGGGGTCGGGGAAACGGCTCTCCGTGAGCGTCTGCAGCGCTGGGAAGGGCCGGTCAAACTGGCGGGGGTCGGAGAAGGGACTCAGCTCCGAGGTGCCTGGGGGGGACAGCAAGAAGGGCAGTCAGATGTAGTTTGAGACCAACTCTGAGTCTGGTGGGGGCGCCCCCCAGCATCCGTGTGACAGCGGCCTCTCCCCACCGAGGCCCAGCCCCAGTTAGCAGCAGACCACAGTGACCAACCACTTCTGCAgatcaggaaactgaggcagggggaGCAGCAGTGGCTCCTGGCGGCAGGAACTTatccctggccttggctgcctgcTGCATgtgccacagcaggtgcacacccagGTCGAATCTCTCCTGTCCAggtgcagaaggtgcagaaggctCCTGGCCCTGTACTTGGAGATAAGTGCTGACCCGGTCCCGGTCCCAGGGAGACACAGGGTCCAGccagagccttgccttgccccctccctgcccccacatcaGGAGCTGGATTTCAGTACTAGAGGGGGTTCAGCCCCAGTAGGGGACCCCAGGTAAAGCCTAACTGGCCCCaagccctctgtctctcccacgaTGAGGCCCAGGAGGGGAACCTAGAGGAGGTGGGCAATACTGGTCACGTCTGAGGATGGAGTCTGTGACCATGGTGAGAGCTGCACGCAGGGCAGCTGCGGGGGTCTCCCTTGGCACCAGCAGCTCTGGACCTGTGTGGGCGTCAGGACCAAGCCACGCTCCTGGCTCTGAGTGGGGACTCAGGGTGTGGATGGGAGCCTGGCCTCCCAGGGTCATGGACCACTCTGCTTGATGTGTTTCCTGGCTGCCCTATCTGCCATGGAGGTCCCTTGCAGGAGTCCCTGGGGAGAATGCTATGTGTACGTTCTAGGAGCGAGGCTGGGCACTCAGCCCTGAGCAGGACAGAAGCGGGTGCTGCCCATGCATCAGCTGCCCTCTTCTCAAGGGGCGCCCCAACAAGGACCACAAGGTGGACCTGAGCCTGCTATGTGGCCCTCAGAGAACATGGGGGCTgcagggcagcaggctgggctgcctGGACCTGCTGCTCTCCCCTCCTGCTCTGGTCCTGGCGGGAAAGGGCAAGTACCTAACCTCAGACTCCCAGCAGCTTCCCTAAGGCCCCCTTACTCCTGGCCCTGCAGTCCTGAGAAACCCAAGCTGGCCGGGCCACGTGGAGCAGCCATCCCCAACAGGGGAAGGtgatgtttattttcttctccaaATCGCCCCGGCTGCTGTACAGTGGCTGAATGAGCCCTTTGAGCAGCAAGACGCCCCCCGTTGCGGGTGGCTGCAGTTGGGGGGCTGGGGCCTCAGCCCTGCTTGTCAGTGACCAAGGCTGGAGGTCAAAGCCATTAACAGGCACCAAGGGGAGCAGGCGTGGGGTGGGAGGAGATCCGAGGGAAGGCAGGGCCAGCAGGCGTGGCTCCCCAAGCTGGGGCCTGCCAGtgccctcctcctccagggccctcctcctgcctgctcAGCAGGCTCAGAGAAGCAGAGTGCCAGGAATCTCACAGCCACTGTGAAGCACAGTCAGGACTCCTTGCGAAGTCTTACTGCAAAACTCCTGCCCCTCCTGTGGTCCTGGGTTCCCAATATTCCTGCCTCACTGAGAGGAGAAAAACCTGGGAGATGCTAGGAAACCTGTCTcgggccacagcagcaggaggagggggagTCAGGTTCCTTTGCCAATGTAGGCAGGCCTCgtcccttcccctccttcccacCCCTTGGTGGAGGCAGCAGCTCTACCTGCTATTGGGCCGGCTGGGGCCACACACTGCGGGGTGGGTGGAAGGTGGCCAGGTTTGCCTTGGATTCCCATGGCCACTGAGCCCCAAGCCACGCTTGCCCACTCTGCAAGTGCAGAAGTGGGTTCCCATCCACAGGAGCTGGTGGGCAGGAAGCCACCAGTCATACCCAGTGGAAGGAGAGTGGGGCTCCCCTGGTTGGGTGCCAGGCCTTGCTGGGCTGGTTTGCAGTGCTTGGGAATGGGCCTCGGTGTTAGCTTACTGCCCCGTGATAGGGTTGGGATAGGTGACTGAGGCAGGAGTGGGTCTGACCCCTGGGAATCACACTTACTGATCTGGGGGGCTCAGGGAGGCTGGGCTCGGGCCTCTGCCCAGGTCTGAGTGCTGGTCCAATATGGGAGAGCCCAGGGGGCTGCAGAAGCCCCACCGTCAGCAGGTCACACCCCCAGCTTAGCCTGGCATAGGGCTAGAAGCAGAGTGAGAGGCCAGGCGGCAGCCCCGCTCCCatgccctccctgccctggggccTCAGAGGTATAGGATGTTCCTGGGGGTAGGCAGACCTGAGGTTGGCCTGGGACCTTATAGGCCTCCATTTACCCATCTCCATGGGGGCTCTGACCATGCCCCGGGGAAGTGAACAAGAACGGACACTAGGGCAGCACCAGCCAGCCTGGTCCTGGGGTTGTGCACTCAGCCTCTGGACCGGAGATCCTGGCATATGGCAGAGAGAACCAGGGTCCAGCTCCTTCCTGGGTGCCTGCTGTATGCAAGGTATCATACGCCTCCAAGACCCACCCACGGCTGTGGTCTGGCTCTGGGGAGACTTTGCAAGCGCTAGAGCCTTTACGATTGGCCGGGTTTGCCCAAGGGCGGGGTTATCACTTGAACATTCCAGCCCCAGGAAAGGGGGAACTAAAGCTGGCTGGGAAGGCGGGGACAAGTCTGTCACTTCCTTGAATGAGACAGTGGGGTCCCGGGGGTTAACCCAATCTCCCCTACCACCTGGTTCAGAGAGGAAGGGGCACATGGTGGATGACTAGAGGTGGGAGGCTCTCCGGTGGCAGACGGACCATGTGCAGCACCCTCTGCATACCTTGGATCTgagtctgggcctggctgctgaaGTGGCTCGTGGTGCTGAGGGAGCCGCGGGGACTGGGTGTGCTTGGCGTCACCCGCATGCGTAGCCGATCCAGGTCCCCATAGCGGTCGGAGAACGCCTTGGTCTGGTCCTCCAGCTTCTGCCGGTGCCCTGCGGAACACAGGGATCATCAGCTGCTGCGACTCTGggctcagagacccagaagaggctgcccTTGCTGCCAGGAAGTTCTCCCTGAGGTCTAACCTGGAGCAGCCACAGAGAGAACCCTGACATGACCACTAACCTCTTCTCTGGAGCTCTCAAAAGACAGAGACCAGTCAACCTGGGCctccccagggctgccaggatcccacggtCACACAGCCGGGAGCTGGGGTCCCAAATGGAAGCCTCTAGCAGAAAGGCAAACTGACACACCAGGACTAGTTAATGGCTCACACATGTTCCCAAGGGAGCCAACACCCTCCACCTCCCAGACATTCCCTCCACCCCCGTCTGTAAAGACTGGGGGCACTCGGGGGAGGAGGCTGACTGCTCCAGCCCCAAGCCTCATCCTGGCCGCCCCAGAACCCCTGCTTCTCTTCGGGCCTTAAACATGTGGTCTAGGTCAGCGGGGGGGTAGGTAAGCCAGCAGCCTGAGACAGCTAGATGGACTGCACTGCCAGCCCTGCTCAGAGCAGGCTTGGGGCATCACGTCTGGAGAGAATGCAGGCCCTCTGGCCACCGACTCTCTGTCACAGCCCTCACCTCCACGCCCCTGCTCCCTGTGGCCAAGGGGTCACAGCTCGGCTGACAACAAGTTTGCAAGGTCCTCTCCTgccacgtgtgcacacacacatacacactcctcAGTGACTGTTACATCACACACAGCACATGTACACGCACCAAAATGCACACGCTACAGAGAAggctctccctcccctgccccaggcccctccGCGGGAGTCCTTGCTGCCATCATTTGTgtacatgggagatcctgagcaAATTCCCCATAGGGCTGTCTTGAATGTGCTCAGTCCAGCCATGTCACTCTGTAACTTGCTGTCTTCGTAGCGCATCTTAGAGCTCAACAGTTTTCTAATCTGTAAAATGGTTCCACAGAAATGACAAGGTTCCCTTAAAAGCTGGGGAATCCTCTCTGGTACAGCCAGGGCTCAGTACCTGTGATGGCGATGACACTGCGGGGACATTAGCTGTCCCTCTTGTCACACTCCAGggagaggacacccactctgcagCAGCTTGCTTAGATGGACAACTGCTCTGCAGATCTCCTCCCCTGATCCCTTACGGGCAGGAATGCCCCGTTCTGGGATTTTTCCAGGACAGGCTCAGCCATGAGCCATTTCTGAACTGGGCAGATCAGCTGCCCATCTGGCCTCCCCCAGTGCCCAAGGTAGGGAGCTGCACAGGGTGGCCTGGCTGGACATTCACTTGCCTGGGGCCACACAGTGAGAAAGGGAGTGGGGCTTCCTAGACCCCTGTAGGGAGGTGTGAGGAAGGGGCTGAGCAGGAGGTGACAGCAGGTCTGCCCAACTCCGAGAGTCTGGTGGACCATGGAATTTTCTAGACAAGAAGTGATACGTGGTGGGAGAAGAAACAGAAGTCCTGTCAGTGACAGGCAATTTCCTAGGGAGAGCATGAGGAGCAGGGGATGGGGACAACTTCAGGCCTCTGCAAAAGCCTGTCCAAATGAGGTTCCAAATGAGGACGCAATAGACTCTGGCACATGCAggttccccaagctcccccaGCACCCCTCACAAGCTCAAAGGGGCATCCCAGAGCccacagaagtggagcaggcattcCTGAGTTCCCAGAGACGTCGGCAAGTCCCCCAGGAACCAGGGGACCCCATTAAATTCTCTAATGAAGCGCCCAGCCAGAAATCTAATGAGACACCTGGCAATGGGAGTGGGACCGAGGCCGTGGCCAAGTTCCActtccgctgcctcccaggatgcttgGCAACAGAGGGGAAACTGTGGGTGAGGCTGCTGTTAGATGCCCACAGGGCTGGGCGAGCGGGATGGGTGGGGACTGTGGCAAGACTGGAATGGGCTAGGCCCGATGTGGCcagagtttctcactcaaggcaggGGGCTGGGGATGTGCTGGGGTCAGGTGAGTTCAGCATGGGCTCAGCAGGCAGGAAGCTTGTCAGATGGCCGCTGAGACCACAGTGGCCTGACAGCAGTCTGCAGGTGAAGGATCTGGGTGTTTTAGTCGCCTGTATGCCTCAACAGGGTTACACGAAGGCAGGTGCAAAACCTCAGGTCTGGTTTTTACCAGCACTGGTGAATAAGGCCCCCTGTTTGTGAGTCAACCCTGCGCACACGGTTcctcccagggcccagcggaAGCAGGGCGGGGTTCACAGCCAGGCTGCCTGTAGCCTCGGGCCATGCTGTCCCCACCCGGAACAACAGGGTCCCCCTCATGCTGCGTTCCCAGATGGAGGCGCCAGCCTGACAAGGCCTGTGGCCAGGCGACTCCCATGTAGGTCACTGCTGTCACGGCCAGCCATTGCTGTGTCCCTGGTGTTCTCCTGCCCACACCCCCCTTGGTGTGGCAGTCCAGGACGGTGATGATACCAGGCCTGCCACAGGCCGGTGGCTGAATGGAGTTTGCACTCGGACCCTGCCCAGGATCCGGCTGAGGAGTAGAGAGCCACTCAGCTAAGGGGCTGGCCTAACACCCAGGCTATGGACCAGGGACTCTGGCACTGGGTCATACAGTCGTGCTGTTTTTTCCTCAGGAGGACAGACTTTCTGGTGGAAGAGACAGGTCTGC
This window of the Ochotona princeps isolate mOchPri1 chromosome 2, mOchPri1.hap1, whole genome shotgun sequence genome carries:
- the RUNX3 gene encoding runt-related transcription factor 3, whose translation is MASNSIFDSFPSYSPAFIRDPSTSRRFTPPSTAFPCGGGGGGGGGKMGENSGALGAQATVGPGGRTRPEVRSMVDVLADHAGELVRTDSPNFLCSVLPSHWRCNKTLPVAFKVVALGDVPDGTVVTVMAGNDENYSAELRNASAVMKNQVARFNDLRFVGRSGRGKSFTLTITVFTNPTQVATYHRAIKVTVDGPREPRRHRQKLEDQTKAFSDRYGDLDRLRMRVTPSTPSPRGSLSTTSHFSSQAQTQIQGTSELSPFSDPRQFDRPFPALQTLTESRFPDPRMHYPGAMSAAFPYSATPSGTSISSLSVAGMPATSRFHHTYLPPPYPGAPQNQAGPFQANPSPYHLYYGAASSGSYQFSMVAGSGGGDRSPTRMLASCPSSATSVAAGNLMNPSLGGQSDGVEADGSHSNSPTALSTPGRMDEAVWRPY